AGAGGCCTCTCTCTTCACTTGAATTGCAATCCTCATTACCGTTTAAGCCGGTATTTTGAATATAATcatataaagcttcaaaacgCGATTCTTTTTCCCCATGGTCTAACATAGAAATCAAAAAATGAAGCTAGATCGATTCATCCcgtcaaagagaaaaaataattttcttttcaatattttaaagggttaattacaccggtATTCCCCAACCTCttttttttacaattgagtccataatctcttgattttattacaattacatTCCAACCCTTAAAAcaactgttaaaattaacggaatcgccACGTCAGCGTCTATTTGTCGATCTTTTACATGTCAATTTAGGTCTCTAAATTTTGCATGTTTTTCATTTCAgtccctaaaaaaaatttcaaaactttaaatttaaattcaaaaataatattaaaattaaaattttaaactaacgagaaattagaattttgaatttgaatttaaagctgaattaaaattttgaattgaaattcaaattttaaatttaaatttttaattgaatccaaattttgaattcaaacttaaaattttgattttgattttgatatttcaatttacatttaaaatgaaagttttgaaaacaaaatttaaatttaaaatctgaattaaaatttaaaatcatattcaaaattttgattttaaattttaaatttgaatttaagatttgatttcaattctaaatttgaattttaacttcgaattcaaattcacattttgaatttaaaatttcaaatcgaagtttgaaattaaattagaatttagaattccaaatgtgaatttgaatttaaaatttaaaatttaaaatttaaaattaaatacaaaatcgaaatttgaattctaattaaaatttgaattcaatatcaaaatttaaatcttaaatgaatttttttttgaatttataaatttaatgggtttAATTACGTCATTGGTCCTCAACATTTGCACCgattttcaatttggtccccaaccatttttttttttgcaatccacTGACACAGCGCCACCGTGGCGCTGACACGACACCTCCGTGGCATTGACATGGCCCCTCCGTGGCACTGAGATGGTGCTGACATGGCATTTTCCGTCAATTTTAACAGCTATCTAACGgctgggacttaattgaaatgaaatcaagagTTTAgaaacttgattgcaaaaaaaaaaaaggttggggagcAAATTGAAAAATACTGTAAAGGTTAGGGACTATTGGTGTAACTAACCCTATTTTAAAAGCTTACAAGATTACGTGCATAATTCACAATCAAAATAGATAAACAATTAATAACTATAGTTGAAGGAGCCTAATAACTAAAGTAGTAAGTTCAAATGCTTGTTTGCGAAAAAGGCTTTAGAGTTATGATGGTGAATTTCAGAGCTCTTTTATAAAATGCAAGTTCTGATAGCAATTCACAGTTACAGCGAGTGAAACATTGATTAATAGAGAATGCACTTCTTTAAGCATCATATTTGGTTAACATTTATCCATTACAAAAGTCATAAAATGCCTGTGCTGCATTAGACCACGTTGATCATGCACATGACATCAGCATGTTACTCCAAAAGAACAAacttcataaataaattttacagcAGAAAACCAAAGATATATTCGACGTTACAGGTGGGATACGCCAGTCCTATCAAAAAGATATTGTAAAGACTATAACAGGTCTCATATCTCATCGTGCATTACAAAACCAAGTAAATGAGCACGGATCTCAAGGACAGGGTGAGGGACAATAAGAACAAGTAGATGACAAagttgctatatatatagttgaataaaattacaatttttttttcgatttaccaaaaaatgtaaaaaatttctaatcaaTACATGTAGGCAAAAAACTTTTATAGGCGTCAAGGAATAAAGCTTGCAAGTGATGGAAAAAAAACTTTGCAagtgtaaaaaaaaacatagctATCAAAAAGCTTGAAATGATTGTTGACTCAATCGTTGAGTATCATAAAaagcaaaaggagaaaaatttttatagagagAAACAAAGAGAGATGAACATTAGCGCTAGATGGTAAACATGATTCATTCAATACTTACCTTGAAACTCTAAATCTTTACATCTCTTACCATAACGATTTGGTGGAGGAACTTTAGGGCACCCATGGGGAAATGTTAAGCATGCTGCCAGCGTTCATCCTGAGCCAGGATCGAACTCTTCATTTGTATCTATGCGCTTCAGATTAGCCTGGAGTTCACTCGTGCGGTTGGGGCTATCTCTGCTTCTTTCCTTCTATGACATAAACTGTTGTGCTGCagctaggggtggcaatccagctcgttaTTCGCGAGCCGAATATGAattggatttttcagctcgtttaataaacgagccgaacatgagctggggtcagctcgatcgtgttcggctcgataacagcccgaatacatatattttatatttatataatttatttaatttatatttttataaataaataaataattatatataatatatttttattatttaatttttagcaaaataaaaatataaatgcaagcttaattataaaaaaactcatttatatgtaaagtttcaactattaaatcaaagtttaatgtataagatcttataaatttatttcctatatGTATcctttctaattcttttaacttgttGTTCATGAGCCAGCtcttgttcggctcgttaataaatgagccgaacatgagctgaatttttcggctcgatactttaacgagccagaaaacgagccgaacacaagccaACCCCACCTTACTAGTGTTCGGCTCGTTCACACCCCTAATTATAGGCATGGTAGGCATCACATACATAAAGCTAGCTCACTTCTAGCCGTGTGCTAAATAATGTTGTGCTTTTAGTGacatttaatttctaatttgtaTCACAAAAGAATCTGTGAGCTAAGCAACAATGAAAAAGGAAATAGAAAACGGGACCCAAAAATATTGGAAATAAATTTAAGCTGAGGTCATggatatggaaaaaaaaaaggctcttcACACAACCAATCAGCACATTGGATTAAAACAAAATTGGTGAAAAGCCAAAGTTAAAAAAGCTATAAATAAACTCTTGATATTTTCCCAACTTGAGAACTGAGACAATCTTACAACTTGCAAAGCTATATAAGAGGAAAAATTTCTAACGTATGAATtcgattttcaaaatttaagattttggtTTCTCAGATTGAGTCATAATTAACTATCTTTCTTAGagagaaaatataagaaaaagtTGCTCACGTTGCTTCTTATATGTTCTCTTTGTCAATCACCCTACTTAGTAGgctaacacacacacacacacacacacacacacacNGCTAtacacttttaaaaataatttatttttacttttctaagAGAAAGTGCACATAATTTGATCATACAGAATGCAAAGAGGAATCCACATTCCtcggtgagagggagagagaagagaaaaaaaaaaggcatatcttttatttagagagaaagagaggagagaggagagaagaaaaAGTGTCTCTTATTTAAAGAGAGAATAGaacattaaataaaaattaaagcgAGAGAGGGAATGTAtactaaattcaaaattaattttttttaaaaaaatcatatcttTTGTTtgcagaaaggaaaaaaaaagagagcattaaatttaaaaaataaattgagagagagagaggaaagaggcATATATATTTCTcagtgagagaaagaggagagagaaatggTATgaacattaaataaaaaattaaagtaaaagagACGAGCACACTtcgtgagagaaaaaaatataaagaaaacaTGTTTCACATTATTAGAACACTTTATCGGAAGGCCCATTCAAAATAGAATATATTCATGGTTTACACTGCGTTGGATACAtcctatttaataaaatatcatatttcacatgtgatgtaattttttaaattttttaaaaatgatttgAATGCCGTATATGATATTTCATTTACACATTTTCTTTTCGAGGAAAAAAACCCTGTAGTGCACTCATATAGAAATTTGATCACATTCTTCAACTATCATATATTATAAACCattttactaaattaatacGATATGCTTAAAATAAAAGATACTCATGCATCCAAATAGGATCTAATACTCCTTGTCTACAAAATATTACATGCTTCTTTTAAGTACACAAAAAATAAGATGGCCATGGATAACTTAAGGGTTCTCCTATCATTTAGTGCAATTTGGAAATAAAACTCCTCATCCCGTACGAGCAATAACAAATCAATTCATCCATGAACCAAATTTGAAGCATCATCCAAAATATACATAGGAAAATATGGCATAAATCTTACACCAACACATCCTAGGGTCTACAAGCCTTTTTTTccattataagtttttttttaaaaaaaaaaattataagattaatGAGAAAATGTTGACCTATGAATGTTGGTGGATgaatagtgtaaaatttatatctacttTTTGAGCGCACAAATAAGGTTTAGGATTTGAAAACCCTTaattttccttaaaaaaaattataagattagtGAAAAAATGTTGACCCATGAAAGAATGtggtataaaatttataaaatttatattgccTTAAAGCTAGGTCTGAAACAAATCAATAACAAAGAACCATATATCATTGTAACATCCTAATCTACCAGTCCTAGCAATTTGTTAAGCTCAAATCACTGGCCCAAAACGCCTAAGTTGTCAGTATTAAAGTACTTAATCCTTCTATACATAAATACAATCCCTTCTCTATTCAATATGAGATTACGTCACAATTATGatgaaatcaaataatttagCTTTAATTTAGACAAAATTGCTTATACCAACCCTACACATCCaataaatattgtaatatttcCAACATCAAGGCAAATTCCCTCAGACACTCACAACATTTTCCACTTGGCAAATACACAAGAAAGTAGATATATCTATTGCTAGTAAATATAATAGCAACCAAAACAAGCAATAATACAACCTAATTTGATTTCCGATAAACTGCAATTAGTTCCATTGTGGTTGATTGCATTTTTTCCTTTACCATTGTTTTGCTTAAACTGTTCTACTTTGGTTTTacgtagttttaattttgttttactgTAAGAACCTGCCGTTAAGTAGGATAACAAGGTATAACAATTCACAAACCACAacatagtaaaatattaatttttacaaacCATAGGATGGTAAATTATGGCAGTTTACTACTTGGTAGTTTACACTTCACCACCTTGTGGTTGGTGAAATATAACACTACGCTACTCCTTCCTAATGGCAGGTAGTTACACACCAGATCGCGGAGGGACTAATTGAAGTTACCCTTTGATATTTCTAActgattaaacaaaaaaaaatactaacccATAGTGAATAAAGGGAAGATATAGAAACAAATTTATTCGGACAATTAATAGAGATATTCCTGTTCCAGAGTTTATGTTTATGCAGTCAAATTTATTCTACTAGAATAGTTCGGATAACTTCTTCCGACCTAATTCTTATTAGCCTTTTATTCATACATCATTTAGATGTGATTATGAAAAATATACTCACTAGCGCCAGTTGATACATTAAGGAGTGCCCCGAACTTCAACAAAAACTGCTGTGGTTCTCTGAGAAACAGTGAAGCGACCGGCGACCGCCTCATACGTTGATTTTTTTACCAACTCATCCACCGATTTCAGCTGCGCCAGTTTCGATTCACATTAAATTATGGCAGGACTTCCCAAGCATAGTGCACAAATCGAATGACgaataaatacaaataataatacCTGCACAGGGTGCAATTCAAGTGGTCTCGACCTGAGCGCAGGAACTTCTATAGAGACTTCAGATGGGCATGCATTGAAGACAACTACAATATAGGAGTAGCTGAAGCAAAATATTGATTGtgattaatttatatgaaactaaAAAATTTGCCACCAAAAATATTGAAACCAGAAATTGAATGAGCAAACGTATACTACTCACATTGGATCTAATTGGGTAATGCCTGGTTTTCCATCATGTCCATCTTCAATGCTCATAATGATTGCTCCATGGACCCATGACGAACCTGTGTCATGGAATCGAACTCGTTCCTACATATTAATGGTGGGAATCAGTATGTGGAATTAAGAAAGAAATAAGGTGAAACACCGAAGCTAATGAAACCCCTATATTATGTTAGTGTTCACCTTGAAGTTAAATCTAGTGGCAAAATTGCACTGCAACAGGGTGAGAATCAGGTATACGATGCCAATTATTTTGACCTCCAAATATGCAATTTGCATTGATCTCATCGATTAGACCCATGCATTTAAAGTCCAATTTTCAAAACTTAGGCTATAAGGGACAAATTTTtcttgggttaattgcatataagtccctacaaacatagtgaattgcaaatatattcctacaaaattcaactttcctgtattgtccctgcaaaagtcaaaatgttttcaaatatgtcccaaCCGTTAGAATTCATTAGAAAactttagttaaccataggtaaaatacttaaccctggttagtttatgagataacttgacaatattacctctcttatattatactgttgtggcttttgaaaaaacatatttgtgatggcaaaattggcATGTCACTTATTtgctgttaaaatataaacagctCTCTAACGGTAGCAAACcaaaggaacatatttgaaaccattagaatttttgtatggacaacatatgaaagttgaactttgtagggatatatttacaattcactgtgtttgcagggacctataTACATTTAACCCATTTTTCTTTGAGGGAAAATGCATAAAATCTATTATAAAGGCGGCCATATATCTATCACATCAATTTGCTGTAAGCCAAGGAtgtaagtgtcgtggcacgggatcATGCCGAAACTTACCAGCACAGCACGGCACGATGCATGTCGGTCCGTGCCAATGCGTTcgatcacaaaaaatatgtgtgccgacacgtaatagcgtgaaatatttattttttttagcaacaaattatgccaattatttattatatatttttttcaaatcttttgaactttatttagaaaattacttactaatttcaaaaatagagaattttgaattgtgccatcggcacaagAGCTGTAttgtgccgatatcttgctaGCACGACACGGCACGATAGATACGACttgtgccgatgggcactttaatccttgttGTAAGCTTCACTGTGTTACACGAAGGAATTTGATAGAATATTTACTTATTATTAAGAAAAGTGGTTCATTCTGACTTAAACCTTCAATATTATCAAATGCCAAAtttcttcttaacaaatttGGCTAGAATCAGAGTTGCTTTCCAAATATGAAAGTGTTTAATTGCACAATAACACATTCAGTGGTAATTAGAATAAATTGGTTTTAAGAAATCAAAACTGAAGATTGAGTATATAGCATCTAACAATTTGAACCATATTGAACTGATACAACGTATTTGAAAATTGGAAgtaataaacatgaaaaacAAAATTTGCTGAGAATATAAAATTCTACCTGAATGCAATTTGCTGTCCCCAAACGAAAAAGTGGTTAGGAGTATCTGATCTTCAAAAGGTCGACAAAATTATCAAGTGCAGCAAGAATGTGACGTTTCTCAGGCTTGAAGGATGGTTGGCCAACCGTGGTTTGATCCTGGAATTATTATTAAGTATTATAAAAATAGGAAACTTGCAAACTGCCCAATAAGTTACATACTAGCACTTTGTTAATATATACCGAAAAAATGAACTAATATAAGTATACTGCCAGATGAACTACTAATATATTCTGTAGGATACAAAAGATAAAATCAACTCATTGCAATTGAAATGATATAGAATCCAAAAAGAGGAAGATAGAAACATACAAAGGCCAGTTGTTCTCATTCTTTTCTCTTGGCGGAAGTCCGATACCCCAGTTGTTTGTTTCATAACTGAAGTCGAACCTTTTCAAATATGGGGGGAAAAATGAACAAAGAGATGAAGAAATATGTGCTCATATGAAAAATAGCTTTTCGTAATGTTTCTATGTGGTCGTTTGGAAACCATTACATTTAGGTTGTTTAATGACCAACCTGTTAAACCAATCACCGGAGTTATACGAGTCACGATCAAGTGATTTGGACCGCAATATCTCATCACCAGCATGGAAAAATGGTACTCCCTATGAAGATGAAGTGATTAGGCAACAAAATTTGATTAGTCTGATGGCCTCGCAATAGCAGTAGATAATCAGAGTGCTTTTCGAAAAACGATTTCAACTTCCAACAGTCAAAAATTAGTCATTTCACCGCCGCTGGCGATTACTCCAGAAAGAGTGAGCATATCACTGGTCTTTCTTGTATAAGTTAGTTTTCTGATTTTCTAACAAGAGCCATAAGGCCCATTACAATGGCAGGCATGATTTCTGAAAAGGAGAAAAACTAGTTCCCATTCCAACAAAACTTATAAATTACAGTGACGGCATATCTTATGAGCAATTACAGTGAGAGTGGCAaatctttatataaattaagcaCGTATCTGTTTCCTCTTAATCTTTATGAAGAATAACCAtagatgataaaaaattatacaactcCATAAGCAAGGCGTATAACTGC
This genomic window from Ananas comosus cultivar F153 linkage group 3, ASM154086v1, whole genome shotgun sequence contains:
- the LOC109707337 gene encoding LOW QUALITY PROTEIN: pullulanase 1, chloroplastic-like (The sequence of the model RefSeq protein was modified relative to this genomic sequence to represent the inferred CDS: inserted 1 base in 1 codon; substituted 1 base at 1 genomic stop codon) — protein: MKGSEVPTNDGMPVGYALSPTETVNYVSAHDNETLFDIVSLKTPVELTVDDRCRINHLASSIIALSQGVPFFHAGDEILRSKSLDRDSYNSGDWFNRFDFSYETNNWGIGLPPREKNENNWPLIKPRLXQPSFKPEKRHILAALDNFVDLLKIRYSXPLFRLGTANCIQERVRFHDTGSSWVHGAIIMSIEDGHDGKPGITQLDPIYSYIVVVFNACPSEVSIEVPALRSRPLELHPVQLKSVDELVKKSTYEAVAGRFTVSQRTTAVFVEVRGTP